The following DNA comes from Glaciihabitans arcticus.
ATTTCTCGTCGACGTGCTCGCGGTCGGCGACGAGCTCGAGGTGCGCGGACCGCTCGGCGGCTGGTTCGTCTGGAAGCCCGAGCAGACCGAACCGGTGCAACTGATCGCCGGCGGTTCGGGCATCGTTCCGATCGTGGCGATGATCCGCGCGCACGCCGCGGCTGGCAGTAGGGCCCGGTTCGAGCTGCTCTACTCGGTGCGCACGCCGAGCGACGTGTTCTTCGCGAGCGAGCTCGAGGGGCTCACCACGACCTACGGACGCACCACCGTCTATACCCGCGAAGTGCCGACTGGATGGCCCGTGCTCCCCGGTCGCGTCACGCGCGAGGTTCTGGCCGAGCACACGATCCCCGCGTCCGAGAGGCCGAGCGTCTTCGTGTGCGGACCCACCGGATTCGTCGAAGCCATCGCGGACTGGCTCGTGGAGCTCGGACACGACCCCGCCCGCGTCAAGACCGAGCGTTTCGGAGGAACCTGATGACTCATGTTGATGGCAACGTGCTCGCCGGCACCCTGTCGGAGATCTTCGAGCAGGACATGACGACCGCTGCGGGCGAGTGCGCAGGCTGCGGCCACACCGCCGAGCTTGCGGTCGCTCTCGTCTACCTTAGCGGCGCGGGCACCGTGGTGCGCTGCTCGACTTGCGGTGATGTGCTGTTCACCATCATCGACGTGGACGGCCACCCGCGCATCAACCTGAGCGGTGTCGCGCTGCTGCGGATGCCCTAGCCTCCGGCGAAGGGCGGGAGCACGTCGACGCGGTGCCCGAGCGCACGGGCGTCATCCCGACTCACCACACCGTCGACGAGGAAGGATCCGGAGGCGAGGACGCGCTGCATGGGCTCGCCGTACGCATCCTTCAGAATCGTTCGAAGCTCGCCGACCGTGGTCGCCGATAGCGTCTCCTCCTCGGTGCCGGCGGCCTCTGCTGCAGCGGCGAAGTAGCGCACGAGAACCTCAGCCACCGATCGCACCCATGCTGCGGATGGGCCGCACGAAGTCGGCGCGCTCCATGCCGTGACCGGCCTGCTTGCCCCACATGGCGGCGCGCCACCAGTCGGCGATGGTCTCGTCGTCGGCACCGCCGCGCATCAGACCGCGCATGTCGGTCTCGTCGTCGCCGAACAGGCAGGAGCGCACGGTGCCCTCAGCGGTCAGGCGGGTGCGATCGCAGGCTGAGCAGAAGGAGCGAGTGACCGAGGCAATGATGCCGACTGTCTGCGGGCCACCGTTCACAAGCCACTCTTCGGCCGGGGCCGAGGGGTCTTCGCGGCTCGGAGAGCTCACATCGAAGCGAGCGCCGAGCACGTCGAGCAACTCGGCCGCGTCCACCATGTTGTCGCGCGCCCAGGCTTCGTCGGCGTCGAGCGGCATCTGCTCGATGAAGCGCAAGCGGCAGTTGTTGGCGAGCGACCACTCGAGCAATTCGGCGGCACCGGCGAGGGTGTCGCGCATCAGCACGGCGTTGATCTTGAGGGGGGTGAGCCCGGCCTCCTGTGCGGCGCGGATGCCGAGGAACACCGCGGGCAGCCGGTCGCGACGAGTGAGGCGCGCGTAGTGGTCGCGGTCGACGGTGTCGAGGGAGATATTGATACGCGTGAGGCCGGCGGCCACGAGCTCGTCGATGCGCTTGTCGAGGCCGATACCGTTCGTCGTCATCGAGATCGATGCGCCCTCGGCGACCGCGGAGCTCAGCCCGATGATCTCTGCGAGGTCGGCGCGCATCAGCGGTTCGCCGCCGGTGAAGCGCACGTCGGTGATGCCCAGGTCGCGCACGCCGATGCCCACGAGTCGGGCGATCTCGGGAGCGGTCAGCAGGTTCTCGCGCGGAATGTTCGGCAGCCCCGCCTCGGGCATGCAGTAGGTGCACCGCAGCGAGCACTTCTCGGTGATCGAGACCCGCAGGTCGTGGGCCGTTCGGCCGAACTGGTCGATCAGGCCGGGCGAATGCGGGCGCCCGAGAGCCTGCGGCCGGGCAGCGGGGTCACGCCTGGCGCTCGGGATCCCCAGCGAGAGACGCGTCATCGCTTCACTGTACCTTGCTACCGTTGTGACATGACCGGCATGGAAGGCCCCCGGGCCGGTAACCGCAACATCGAGTCCTACGCGTTGATTGCTGGTGCGGGCGGTGCGGTCGTCGGATACGTCTCCGGATTCATCGCGTTCTCCGGCCAGCTCACCGGCCTCGGCGGATCCGGCTCGATCTCGGGCCTCGCGGCTGCGGTGTCCGCGATCGTCGGCGCCATCGCCTTCGTGTTGGGCTATATCCGCCAGTCGGCCGACGAGATCCGCTGGCGCCGCCGCTCGCTCTACCGTCGCGTCATCGATGTGCTCGGCCTGACCCTCACCGGCGTAGGCGTCGCGGTTCTGATGATCGGCTCGATCTTCCAGGTGCTGCAGCTCGCCTTCCGCGACCTCGTTCTCAACTCGCTCACCTCGAGCACCCTCGTCGCGGTCACCGCGGGGGTCACCGCGTATGCGCTGTTCCTCATCGCGAGCCAGATCTCCACCAAGACGCTCGCTTCTCTGCTGGCGCTCTTCCTCGTGGCGGGTGTGTTCGCGAGCATGCTGACCGCGGACGACGCCACCTGGTGGCAGCGCAATTTCAGCGCGCTCGGGATGGGCGGCAACGGCTCCGCCCAGGCCTTTAACCTCACGATCATCGTGGCCGGTTTCGCCATGATCACCCTTGCCGACTACCTCACGATGGACCTGCGGTCGAGGCCCGGCCCGCGAGGGATGAGGTTGCGCGGGGTGAGCGTCATCCGGATTCTGCTGATCATCATCGGCATCGCCCTGACCGGCGTCGGCCTGGTACCCGTGGATGTGAGCGTGCTGGCCCACAACACGTTCTCCAGCACGGCGCTCGTCGGATTCGCCGTGCTGCTCGTGCTCGTACCGACGCTGCTCAAGGGTCTGCCGAAGGGTTTCGTCATCACGACGTTCGTGGTGATCGGGGTGATCGTGGTCGGCGGGGTGCTGTTCCTGATCGGGTACTACAACCTGACGGCGCTCGAGCTGGTCGCGGTGCTCGTGATCTTCGCCTGGCTCATTCTCTTCGCCCGCAATGCGACCGGCGGGCAGGGAGACGCGTGGGCTCCCGAACCGGCCGCCGCCCAGCGGGTTCAGCGGCGGCGCATCGGCGGAGTGCTGGTCGGGGCTCTCGCGGTAGGCGCGTTCCTGGCCGGGCGGCTCACTCGCCGCTGATAGCCGGACGGAAACTCAGGAGCACAGCGCCCAGCACTGGATAGTCCGGTCCTGGCCCGTCTGCTCCTGAGTTTCGGCACGAGGGAGCGCGTCTAGCATTGAGCCATGCACAACGAGAATATTCGACCGGAGAGTGTTGTCGCCCAAGCGCTCGGCTGGATCGATGAGACCACCCGCGCCATCAACCCGCCGATCCACGTGTCGAGCACGTTCCTGCGCGACGAGGACAACCAGTACCGCTCGGGGCGCGTCTACATGCGCGACCAGAACCCGGCGTTCGACCAGGCCGAAGCCGTGATCACGAACCTCGAGTCCGGGCACGAGACACTGCTGTTCGCGAGCGGAATGGCCGCCGCAACCGCCGTCTTCCAAGGGCTGCGACCCGGCGACCACGTGCTCGCGCCGGAGGTCATGTACTGGAGCCTGCGCAACTGGCTGATGGGCTTCGCCACCGGTTGGGGCCTCGACGTCGAACTGATCGACATGACTGACCCATCCGCGGTGCAGGCCGCAATAAGGCCCGGGATGACCAAGCTCGTGTGGGTGGAGACGCCTGCCAATCCCCTCTGGACGATCACCGACATCGCCGAGACGGCCGAGATCGCGCACGCGGCCGGCGCCCTGCTCGCCGTGGACTCGACGACCGCGACCCCCGTGCTCACGAAGCCGCTCGAGCTGGGCGCCGACCTCGTGATGCACTCCGCGACCAAGTACCTGAACGGCCACTCCGACCTGACCGCCGGCACCGTGACAACTCGCGGTGACAACGAGCACTGGCAGCGCGTGCGCGCCGTGCGTGCTCAGGGGGGCGGCACGCTCGGCTCGTTCGAGTCCTGGCTGCTTGTGCGCGGGCTGCGCACCCTCTACCTGCGCGTGCGCGCCGCGAGTTCGGCAGCGCTGGCCATCGCCGAGCACTTCGACGGGCATCCTCTCGTCGCAGAGGTTCTCTACCCCGGCCTGCCGAGCAGCCACGGCCACGAGATCGCCAAGCGCCAGATGACCGGCGGCTTCGGCGGGATGCTGGCGATCCGCGCGACCGGAGGCGAGGACGCGGCCATCGCCGTCGCCGCGCATACCAAGCTCTGGAAACGCGCCACCTCGCTCGGCGGGGTCGAGAGCCTCATCGAGCA
Coding sequences within:
- a CDS encoding trans-sulfuration enzyme family protein, producing the protein MHNENIRPESVVAQALGWIDETTRAINPPIHVSSTFLRDEDNQYRSGRVYMRDQNPAFDQAEAVITNLESGHETLLFASGMAAATAVFQGLRPGDHVLAPEVMYWSLRNWLMGFATGWGLDVELIDMTDPSAVQAAIRPGMTKLVWVETPANPLWTITDIAETAEIAHAAGALLAVDSTTATPVLTKPLELGADLVMHSATKYLNGHSDLTAGTVTTRGDNEHWQRVRAVRAQGGGTLGSFESWLLVRGLRTLYLRVRAASSAALAIAEHFDGHPLVAEVLYPGLPSSHGHEIAKRQMTGGFGGMLAIRATGGEDAAIAVAAHTKLWKRATSLGGVESLIEHRASVEGVGSPVPLDLLRLSAGIEHVDDLIADLEQALAKAHEQ
- a CDS encoding MoaD/ThiS family protein codes for the protein MAEVLVRYFAAAAEAAGTEEETLSATTVGELRTILKDAYGEPMQRVLASGSFLVDGVVSRDDARALGHRVDVLPPFAGG
- the moaA gene encoding GTP 3',8-cyclase MoaA: MTRLSLGIPSARRDPAARPQALGRPHSPGLIDQFGRTAHDLRVSITEKCSLRCTYCMPEAGLPNIPRENLLTAPEIARLVGIGVRDLGITDVRFTGGEPLMRADLAEIIGLSSAVAEGASISMTTNGIGLDKRIDELVAAGLTRINISLDTVDRDHYARLTRRDRLPAVFLGIRAAQEAGLTPLKINAVLMRDTLAGAAELLEWSLANNCRLRFIEQMPLDADEAWARDNMVDAAELLDVLGARFDVSSPSREDPSAPAEEWLVNGGPQTVGIIASVTRSFCSACDRTRLTAEGTVRSCLFGDDETDMRGLMRGGADDETIADWWRAAMWGKQAGHGMERADFVRPIRSMGAIGG
- a CDS encoding ferredoxin reductase — protein: MGRWKSGRVVSTREETPSGRSIVLDVPGWGGNIAGQHVDVRLTAEDGYTATRSYSIASADGSDRIELAVDRLPDGEVSPFLVDVLAVGDELEVRGPLGGWFVWKPEQTEPVQLIAGGSGIVPIVAMIRAHAAAGSRARFELLYSVRTPSDVFFASELEGLTTTYGRTTVYTREVPTGWPVLPGRVTREVLAEHTIPASERPSVFVCGPTGFVEAIADWLVELGHDPARVKTERFGGT
- a CDS encoding DUF998 domain-containing protein, with product MTGMEGPRAGNRNIESYALIAGAGGAVVGYVSGFIAFSGQLTGLGGSGSISGLAAAVSAIVGAIAFVLGYIRQSADEIRWRRRSLYRRVIDVLGLTLTGVGVAVLMIGSIFQVLQLAFRDLVLNSLTSSTLVAVTAGVTAYALFLIASQISTKTLASLLALFLVAGVFASMLTADDATWWQRNFSALGMGGNGSAQAFNLTIIVAGFAMITLADYLTMDLRSRPGPRGMRLRGVSVIRILLIIIGIALTGVGLVPVDVSVLAHNTFSSTALVGFAVLLVLVPTLLKGLPKGFVITTFVVIGVIVVGGVLFLIGYYNLTALELVAVLVIFAWLILFARNATGGQGDAWAPEPAAAQRVQRRRIGGVLVGALAVGAFLAGRLTRR
- a CDS encoding DUF6510 family protein, with the protein product MTHVDGNVLAGTLSEIFEQDMTTAAGECAGCGHTAELAVALVYLSGAGTVVRCSTCGDVLFTIIDVDGHPRINLSGVALLRMP